One region of Salinirubrum litoreum genomic DNA includes:
- a CDS encoding ribbon-helix-helix domain-containing protein, with translation MSTAGVEDGDDAPETVQINLRLSKSFLEDIDATWQREGFNSRSEFLRYAARDAIKHPEFSREGWKQIAASEHDLRSGESELVSREEVVRTMDDDGE, from the coding sequence ATGTCGACCGCTGGTGTCGAGGACGGCGACGACGCACCGGAGACGGTCCAGATCAACCTTCGGTTGAGCAAATCGTTCCTCGAAGACATCGACGCGACGTGGCAACGAGAGGGGTTCAACTCCCGAAGCGAGTTCCTTCGGTACGCGGCGCGTGACGCGATCAAACACCCCGAGTTCTCACGGGAGGGGTGGAAACAGATCGCCGCGAGTGAACACGACCTGCGATCCGGGGAGAGCGAACTCGTGTCGCGTGAGGAAGTCGTCAGGACGATGGACGACGATGGCGAGTAG
- a CDS encoding HalOD1 output domain-containing protein: MSELDWSADDTESVVDEITAGVASLERTTPDQLRPLYEVIDTEALESLFRETRGQLTFEYLDYEVTVYHDYSVEISPR, translated from the coding sequence GTGAGTGAACTGGATTGGTCCGCAGACGACACCGAGTCGGTCGTCGACGAGATTACGGCCGGTGTCGCTTCACTCGAACGCACGACTCCCGACCAGCTTCGACCACTGTACGAGGTGATCGATACGGAAGCACTGGAGAGCCTGTTCCGCGAGACACGTGGGCAACTCACCTTCGAGTATCTGGACTACGAGGTGACCGTGTACCACGACTACTCCGTGGAGATCTCACCCCGATAA
- the aglM gene encoding UDP-glucose 6-dehydrogenase AglM — translation MNVSIVGSGYVGTTVAACLADLGHEVVTVDIDESVVDAINAGDPAIHEPGLDDLVARHAGDRLRATTDYGVVPETDLTMLALPTPSREDGSIDLTAMEAGARSVGAALASADRSNSPDPHLVVTKSTVIPTTTREVLGPAIAEAGLTQGEDFLVASNPEFQREGSAVADFLNPDKLVFGTDDDRALARLHDLYTPLREAAETEIPVVETGIEEAEMIKYANNAFLASKVSLINDIGNVCKEFGVDAYEVADAIGLDDRIGERFLRSGVGWGGSCFPKDTKAIVAASRDGGYDPRMLQAAIDLNDAQPERLLSLLDRHVDVSGKRVAVLGLAFKPGTDDVRESRAIPVIEGLQSRGAEVVAYDPVATENMRAHFPDIEYTDSASEALDGAHAAIVVTDWDEFAVLDEAFDAMATPVVVDGRRIIERRAGITYEGLTW, via the coding sequence ATGAATGTCAGTATCGTCGGCAGCGGCTACGTCGGCACGACGGTCGCCGCCTGTCTCGCCGACCTCGGCCACGAGGTCGTCACGGTCGACATCGACGAGTCGGTCGTCGACGCGATCAACGCGGGCGACCCGGCGATCCACGAACCGGGACTGGACGACCTCGTCGCCCGCCACGCCGGCGACCGCCTCCGCGCGACGACCGACTACGGCGTCGTCCCCGAGACCGACCTCACGATGCTCGCGCTCCCAACGCCTTCTCGCGAGGACGGGAGTATCGACCTCACTGCGATGGAAGCCGGCGCACGCTCCGTCGGAGCAGCACTCGCGTCCGCCGACCGATCCAACTCTCCCGACCCGCATCTCGTCGTCACGAAATCCACGGTCATCCCGACGACGACCCGCGAGGTCCTCGGGCCCGCCATCGCCGAGGCAGGGCTGACACAGGGAGAGGACTTCCTCGTCGCCTCGAACCCCGAGTTCCAACGTGAAGGCTCCGCAGTCGCGGACTTCCTCAACCCCGACAAACTCGTCTTCGGGACCGACGACGACCGGGCACTCGCCCGACTGCACGACCTCTATACCCCACTGCGTGAGGCCGCCGAGACGGAGATTCCGGTCGTCGAGACTGGCATCGAGGAGGCGGAGATGATCAAGTACGCGAATAACGCCTTCCTCGCCAGCAAGGTCTCGCTGATCAACGACATCGGGAACGTCTGCAAGGAGTTCGGCGTGGACGCCTACGAGGTGGCCGACGCGATCGGACTGGACGACCGGATCGGCGAGCGGTTCCTCCGAAGCGGCGTCGGCTGGGGCGGAAGCTGCTTCCCCAAAGACACGAAGGCAATCGTCGCCGCGAGCAGGGACGGCGGCTACGACCCCCGGATGCTCCAGGCGGCGATCGACCTCAACGACGCACAACCCGAGCGCCTGCTCTCGCTCCTCGACCGACACGTGGACGTGTCCGGCAAACGCGTCGCGGTCCTCGGCCTCGCGTTCAAACCCGGCACCGACGACGTCCGGGAGAGTCGGGCGATCCCGGTGATCGAGGGACTCCAGTCGCGCGGTGCCGAGGTCGTCGCCTACGATCCGGTCGCGACCGAGAATATGCGCGCGCACTTCCCCGACATCGAGTACACCGACTCGGCGAGCGAGGCGCTCGACGGGGCACACGCCGCCATCGTCGTCACCGACTGGGACGAGTTCGCGGTGCTGGACGAGGCGTTCGATGCGATGGCGACGCCCGTGGTGGTCGACGGTCGGCGGATCATCGAGCGACGTGCGGGGATCACGTACGAAGGACTGACGTGGTGA
- a CDS encoding DUF6166 domain-containing protein produces the protein MYDENPTHRPPLTGYRGRYAHRHAIVERLPDRTRLSPARSRTLRTHSRGFEWGYAGSGPSQLGLAILLDYTRDEAVALDYYQAFTREVITGLDGTWELSTAEIDTVLRALGVTTPNRVTSRTAQERLDG, from the coding sequence ATGTACGACGAGAACCCCACACACCGACCACCACTGACCGGCTACCGCGGCCGGTACGCACACAGACACGCCATCGTCGAACGACTCCCCGACCGGACGCGACTCTCCCCTGCGCGAAGTCGTACCCTCCGAACCCACTCCCGAGGGTTCGAGTGGGGATACGCAGGTTCCGGTCCCTCACAACTCGGGCTGGCCATTCTACTCGATTACACTCGTGACGAAGCGGTCGCACTTGACTACTACCAGGCGTTCACCCGCGAGGTGATCACTGGACTCGACGGGACGTGGGAACTCTCTACTGCAGAGATCGACACTGTATTGCGTGCACTCGGTGTGACGACTCCGAACCGTGTGACGTCTCGAACGGCACAGGAGCGACTCGATGGGTGA
- a CDS encoding lipopolysaccharide biosynthesis protein: MADSDRDITGGFASILSGRVGALLLGLIITPIIVRILGSGRYGQYAFLMSVLGMAMIVVDAGIMDGMRKFVAERTEAERGYVFGFYVRVALGTGVVVAGGGVLLVETGVIAPLVGETIASFVILLAGILVVRQLFRAFRSALMGLGLERYSEPLQVGQKALFGLIGIALALLGWGITGLLVGHLVATAGMAIIGLWLLSGRMDFRQVVRRTPDRFPRNELLSFNALSVGLTLLTTSLYHVDILLLQPLAGNQATGYYRAALVVAEFVWFIPFALQMALLHSTAELWADGQHDRIEVLAGRITRYTVALTLLVALGIGVLAGAFVPLYFGDEFTAATRFVLLLLPGAVGFAVARPILAIGQGNGQLRPLVVATAVAALLNLVLNLLLITEYGPDGAAVATSVSYGSMLLFHVVAARRIGFDPLTDLRLWRILVAFAVTAPILLGVVAVLPSPLLALVVVPLTGGVIYGSVSVVVGVVRFSEVEGELGRLPAPISTVVKQAVRTLDPTA; this comes from the coding sequence ATGGCCGACTCTGATCGGGACATCACGGGAGGCTTCGCGTCGATTCTCTCAGGACGGGTTGGCGCACTTCTCCTCGGACTCATCATCACGCCGATCATCGTTCGGATCCTCGGAAGCGGTCGGTACGGGCAGTACGCCTTCTTGATGTCGGTACTCGGCATGGCAATGATCGTCGTTGACGCAGGGATCATGGACGGAATGCGAAAGTTCGTCGCCGAGCGGACGGAAGCAGAGCGAGGGTACGTGTTTGGGTTCTATGTTAGAGTTGCGCTCGGTACTGGAGTTGTTGTCGCAGGCGGCGGTGTTCTTCTCGTTGAGACAGGCGTCATCGCTCCACTCGTCGGAGAGACCATCGCATCGTTCGTGATCCTACTCGCGGGTATTCTCGTCGTGCGGCAACTGTTCAGAGCCTTCCGAAGTGCTCTCATGGGACTCGGGTTAGAGCGATACAGCGAACCACTGCAGGTCGGACAAAAAGCACTGTTCGGCCTCATTGGTATCGCACTCGCACTACTTGGATGGGGGATCACCGGACTCCTCGTCGGCCATCTGGTTGCGACTGCAGGAATGGCGATCATCGGGCTCTGGCTACTCTCTGGGCGGATGGACTTCCGTCAGGTCGTGCGACGAACACCAGACCGCTTTCCTCGAAACGAACTGCTGTCATTCAACGCACTCAGTGTCGGATTGACGCTACTGACGACGTCGTTGTATCACGTCGATATCCTCCTGCTCCAACCACTGGCTGGGAATCAGGCGACTGGCTATTATCGAGCGGCACTCGTCGTTGCGGAGTTCGTCTGGTTCATCCCGTTCGCACTTCAGATGGCGCTTCTACACTCGACTGCAGAACTGTGGGCGGATGGTCAACACGACCGTATCGAAGTCCTTGCAGGACGTATCACGCGATACACGGTGGCGCTAACACTGCTCGTCGCACTCGGCATCGGTGTCCTCGCCGGCGCATTCGTGCCACTGTACTTCGGCGACGAGTTCACCGCTGCAACGAGGTTCGTGTTGTTGTTGTTACCTGGCGCGGTCGGGTTTGCAGTTGCGCGTCCGATTCTCGCAATCGGACAAGGAAACGGCCAGCTCCGTCCGCTCGTTGTTGCAACGGCTGTGGCCGCACTCCTCAATCTCGTATTGAACCTCCTCTTGATTACAGAATATGGGCCGGATGGTGCAGCAGTCGCGACTAGTGTGAGTTACGGCTCGATGCTTCTCTTTCACGTAGTCGCGGCTCGGCGGATCGGCTTCGACCCGCTCACTGACCTACGACTTTGGCGGATTCTCGTCGCCTTCGCCGTGACTGCACCGATCCTCCTCGGAGTAGTCGCAGTACTCCCGTCGCCGCTCCTCGCGCTCGTCGTCGTGCCACTCACTGGTGGAGTAATCTATGGGAGCGTTTCCGTCGTGGTAGGTGTCGTCCGTTTCAGCGAAGTAGAAGGAGAACTCGGTCGACTTCCTGCGCCGATATCGACGGTCGTCAAACAGGCAGTGCGTACGCTCGATCCGACTGCCTGA